AATGCAATACTGGATTTGTGCTGTCAAGATATCTGTCTTCTGGTACCACTGAGATGGGAAGAGTTATGACATCATTCATGACAATGTGTATTTTCTGTCAAAATCTGGTTCACAAGATCCTAAATGTGATTGTGGTTGAAAAAAGTATAGATGAAGAGATATTTTCCTTGACATATAaatcttttagaatcatctgtaATCTATGAAATTACACAAAAGTAGATACACTAGTGTGGACTGTGGAGAATGGATATCCTAATAAAAACCAAATCCCAATCAAAAAAAGGATATTATCAAATCTGTAATTAATCTCGGGAAATCTACCTTGTGATTTGTCATGTGGGGTCAGTTGTCCCACTTGACAACCCAAACTAAAGCTTGATAACGCGTTCTGATACCAGAAACAATAGTCGAAGtaaaatattttgcttcacaagaaaaataattaCTTTGCTtcatgaaaaaaatattttgaatttaTCCACAGACTCTTTCAAACTATCTTTTTATTATGTCTTGCTGCGGCCTGTCAAGTTCACTTGTGATTATCATGCTTAGCAAGAAGAATGAAACATGTCattgttttggtggtggtggttgttgtcaTGACTCATGGTTTCTCTAAGTATGGAGAAACTTTTCCTTAATGCATTtaataatgaagaaaaattagAGAAATGAATGAATGCAATGTACATAATAAACATGTAGAACCCACAAACAAAGACATGCTTCTACTCATAATATTTTGAATTCAATGAATCTAAAAATGATGCATCACACCACCAAATGCTCTGAACAAGaccctaaaataaaaaataagattGGTCCCAAGTAACAACTACCTGCCACATGACTAATATTCTTATAATATTAGTAGATTTAATCACAATTGTGAATATTATAAAGCCACGTCGATCCGGCAACTCCATATTAGACCACAAGATAATGCCATCTTTCCTAACCACCATGGCTGTGCAAAGCAACAGGCTGTATCAGGTAGAAGGCTATCCACTCCCCCATCTGGTTTTTTACTCATCCAAAAGGGAGCTAGGATCGAAAGtaggaagaaacaaaaaaaaagaaaaagaaaaaaaaaactatatataGGCAGCTAATGCAATCTAAATACAAATAGACTTTGGGAGTCTGCGGGGCAACTGGCCCCTTGCCCGTACCAGGCTCCTATAAAAAAAGCTACATATGGGCAGCAAATTCTGATGTTAGTCTTCCTTCCTAGAAGAAAATGGCAGTCAAAAAGTTTTCCAGAACATCTTTTTCTCTCTTCCAACATTCTCCTTCTCCAACTTGCCATGAACAATCTATCTTCCTCTTCTTATATGGGTTTTCTGACTTTCTTACCATGTCCTTGAGTCCTAGACAGATCAAGCAAAAAGGTACTCATGAAATGCACCTTATTCTAGACCCAATTTGCCTGATGATGCTACCAGAGACTTTAAAAGAACTAGTGTTGCAGTTCTTCAGCCTAATATTTTCTATTTTCTAGTAATTGACATTATCCTCCATATTTTTGTGACAATCATCCATAATATAATAGCTTATTGACAGAACTAAAAACTGCCTACGAACTTCGTTTTTCTTATAGTTAAGCATCAACTATACCTTGGCTTGTAATTTCCAAGGCTCAAACAACTCCCATCAAACAAATGTAACTTCATTGATACATATTGTAGGCAAAGTTAAATCATTAGCTCAAGTGGTGTAAGTTAAATCTTGAGTAAAATACTAAATTCATGATTAAAAAACGACTACGAGTGCACAACAAATGTGAAGCTACATGCAAATGTTTCACAATAACAGGTAGGCAAtgttgtggaaacttttaggctaAGATGGAGAAAATAAAACACAGTACGACATTCATAAAGTGCGAAGGCATACTTTCATTTACCTAAACATTAAGTATTTATGCATCCTTCTGACCTTACAAATTTGATATAAACCTCTAAAGTTTGATCCATTTAAACTATAACTCAACTTAAACTAGATATAGTAGAGATACAAAAGAGACGGTGCAACAAGGAAAATCTGATTTAGTGATTGGATACACTAGCTTTCTGCACTTACTGGTCACCAGGAAGGGTTTTGATGATATCAGAATCACCTGGAAAACAAAATTGGAGAAGAAATATCAGGCAAAAGAAGCAGATCCAATAAACAGATAAAGTTGAATAAACAGGATATCCCTGTCTCACCTGGATCAATGATACTAAGGCATGAAACACGGTAGTATCGTCCACAAGCTGTTCCCAAGTCGACATTGTCTGAAACAAACGAGAAAGATACAAATATAACATCGGTGAAAAGATGTAATATAATAATAACCTCAAGACAATTACGATAGCACTAACAAAAAGGATAAAGTCGGGAAAATATAAAGGACACATTCATCGGTGATTTAAATCTGTTATGAGGAACATCTACTATATTCAAACACTAGATGTCCATCAAAAAGGTCCCGTACTGACTCAAGAAGAATGGAAATTAAATCCAAacaattttgaaaaacaaaaattccaCAAGAATAGAAGCCACAGGAGTAGAAAAACTTCAGCGTGCAGTAGATATGATGATTGATAATGACTGGACTCATAAACAACCTAGCACAGTACACACTGAGAATGAAGGCAAAATGTATCTCTGCTAAAAAAAAATGTATAGCTACAGGGCAAAAGATTGATAACTTTTAACTGATTGTTGTAAAATGCCAATATAAGCCTCTTTGTTGCTGATTTGTGATATTTTCTCAAATAATAAAGAACCCACATTTGAGGGATACCCAGACAAATTGGGGATACTTTTTGTTGCAGTAGGCATAGTTTTTCAATGCCGATTGTTAAAGTCGGCATGGTTTTACAGCGCAGGCTGCGAAAaaaagtatcccccaatttgtggggGTATCCCTCAAATGTGGAATCAAAATAAAGCTTAGTTGTTTAGATGTAACATTTCACTATAAGAATATTTATCTATCAtacctgattatgatatttaagCATATTCTTATATGATTTTCAGCATGAAAGAGAATTCGAAGTTTAATTCTCTGCTACAAAAGTATAGTTACAGCAGCTCTAACTGATTGTTGTAAAGAAAAGGCTCTATTTTGCTGATGACATTTTCTCATAAACTAAAGCTTAGTTATTTTAGACGAAACATATCACCAAAAGGATATTTATGTACCATACTTTATTAAGAAATAAAGTTACGCATTCTTACTGATCGGACGCATGAATGAGAATCTAAATAACAGAAACATGTCAAGCTTATGGATGTAAACAAGACATTCGTATTGTAAATCACAAACACATACGAGCCAGACAACACTAGATAAACAATCAACCAAAACGAAAACTTTAAAAGATAAAAGCAACAGAATTAGAAAAACTTCAGAGTGTACTAGATTAGGATATGACCGTACTCAAACAACAACTTAGCATAGTACACCCTGAGAATGAATGCAACATATCTCTGCTAAAAACAATACATTTACAGGGAGAAAGATTGTTAACTCTAACCGATTTTGTCAAATGCAAATAAGGCTCTTTTTGCTGATTCATGACATGTTTCTTAAAAAACTAAAGCTTAGATGTTCAAATGTAAGTTGTAACATTTCACCAAGGGGATATTTATCTACCATACTTGATTACAAAATAAACTTAAGCATATTCTTATTGATTGTCATTATGAAAGGGAATTTAAACGACATATATCCAACCGAAACATGCCAGGCTTCGCCATGTAAACTAGATATTCTCATTGTACATTACAAACACATACTAGATAAACAATCACCAAAAGTAGCTCAAATAATACCAAAAGAAAGGGTACATTAAACTATAGTAAGATGAAATAGAGTACTTACTTCCATTGAAATGGTGAACTCCAACCTTGGCAAGCATAGCATAGTACTCAATCTCAGATTTCCTCAAAGGTGGACAATTGTTTGAGATAATAATGAGCTTCGCTgcaacaaaatcacaatcaaatCAGTAATAACCCTAACCCTAATCCTCAAAAACACATTCAATAAAACCCCAAAAAATCACATTTAAAAGAGACCAACAAAGGGATGATAATTCTTACATTTGGAGCTTCTGAGAGTCCTAAGGACAGTTTTGTAACCAAGGGTGTACTTCCCACTCTTCATCACAAGAGCAAGTCTGTTGTTAATACTCTCATGAGTCTTCttctgcaaaaagaaaaaaaaaaagaaaaaaagaagatgatgagATCCAAATCAATCAAACCGTGAAACATAAACAGGAAAACCGAAAATAAATACTTGTCTATGTACCATTTTCTTTGCCATCACCATCTTTGCTGCTTGCTTCTAGAGAATCGGAGTTAGTTCTCTCTGAAGACGGCAGCAAAACGAAGAGTGAAAACCTAGACTATGGTTGAGAGATGAGGGAACTTACGGATGTATTAGGGTTTGAGGGCCTTATTGTTGAGTCCTGATTTCGGGACCCAAAATCAGTCTGGGCCGTTTGGATATTACCCGgttaggccggttcctatgggatTTAGGCTTACGCTAAGTTTTATGGGCTAGATTTGGATTCTAGATTAGATAAAAACGTTGCAATTTCTTCTCAAGGCGATGTTTATTTGTTCAACACTATTTCTCTTTTCAGATATATATCTCAAATGTCAACTAGTAGCGAGATAGTTTCGCTGAATGGTTATGCACAGCCAAAATTCTACTTTTCGCGGAATGGTTCAGCGAAATTGTTTTTTTTATCCGACGGTTGAGATGGTTGCGCCGTCCATTCAGCGCGACCTAATTCTACTTTTCGTTGTTCCATTTAGCGCATCGAGATTCTAGATTAGAATGACCATAAGACTTAGATGGGTATTCTCGCTGACGTGGACTTCCATTCTAGATGCTAGATTGGAAGACCATAAGACTAAGCCATAGTTtggttatttttttaatttttttttttagttgtgCTTTGTTGTGCTGTGTAAAAAAAATAGTTGAACGTTTGGTAAATTCAAACCTTTAAAATCCTGAGTCATACGAGCCTCCACGTCACAGTGGCGAAAACTCCCCCCTTAAGTTAAAAGTGTAATACCTTCCCCTCcatttttctctctctcctctAATTATGCTCCGAAACCAAATCCCTCAAACAAATTTATGCagaagaatttaaaaaaaaaaaaatacataaaaataaaaataaaataaacaaactcccgagagagagaaaaaaactaAAACCAAACCATCAATGGTTGCTCAAACATGATGattgagagagaaaaaaataacTTGCTAGAAGTCTTAGGCTTTCTCTTTTACTAGACAAGAGATTTTATATGCAATTGGGATCTTTCAGACTTCAAACAAGAGATGATATGCTTCACGTCCAGAAAACAATAGTACAAATAAAAACCCATGAGCTAGAAgctttagattttttcttttacTCACTAAGCCATTTTATGTCCAGTTGAGGTCTATTAGACTTCAGCACGAACCAGCAAATCATGTCCATGATATTGTCCAAGAACCCTATTTTGAACTCCCAAAATATCCCACTTATGCAAGAAGATTTAAGTTTGCTAAGCCGTTATTTGTCCAGTTGAGGTCTATCATACTTCAGTGCATTAACCATGAAACAAATAGTAATAATCTTGATGGGATAATGTCCCCAAAACCCCCACAATTGTTAGAAGATTTAGGCTTGCTTGGTTGCTCTGCAGGCCATTTTATCAGCAGTTTAGATCTCGCAGTAATCAGCACAATCATGCATTGAGACCTGCAGCTCGCAGAAAAAAAAAACCGCAAATACAATGGAGCAGAGATGCACGACGCACGGGAAAAAGTTGATAAGACGATTACgtaataaaaacaaaagaaaaggtacAAACATCAATTATTTAACTGATATATTGAATTATGTGAAAGTGTACATATTACCCGAAAGTGTACTGATATACAATTTCTTACCATCATTAGCACAAGATACATCTTCGCTGCCAGATACATGGATGGTAGCTTATCTAGATCAACAAATATATTGTGCACTCAACATATTGTATAATTTGTCATGATAATTTGGAATTTATGATGTTTTAATCATTAGGCCAAAATGAAATTAACATCAGCGAAGACTGGCCTGAAGATTATGAATCAGAAGAAGAATTCTCATATACATGTAACTATTTTCTATTTAATCTAAAAAATATGTTGAACTAATGTCTATAGACGCTTACCAATCTAACAAATCTTCTATGTTCATCAGTGATGGAGTTTACAAAGCATGATATCGGAGGACCAACCGCAGTATGCCTTCATTGTCAAGCAATAATGTGGGATGATGAGAGGGTCAACAAAAGCCAAAAGAATATGCCAGAAAAATTTGTCGTTTTTTGTGGAAAGGAGTTGTCAAATTGCCTATGTTTAAAGAGGCACCAGAATTTCTAAGAAATCTATTGCAATATACAGGTGGTGGGCCACAAGCAAAAAAATTCAGGATAAACCTCAAGGCTTATAATTCAATGTTTGTATTTACCTCGAGAGGTGCCAAAGTGAAAAAAAGGTCAGAACAACGGTTCGGCGCCATGGGTATTTAGATGCATGggcttaattattattttatgggATCTTTGCTGCCGGTTGATGTTGGATTACCCACTTTTTGTCAGTTGTATGTTATAGATACTGAAAAAAGAGGTGAAAAAGAGGATGACTGCACTTACTAGGGAAAAAAGGGAGGAAAACAAGTTGAAAATTCAGAAGCTGAATCTTAAATGGCATCCATAGAATGGAGAGAAACCCACCAGCCAGGCCCGGTTCTGAAGGGGGCAAGGTGTGCTCCGGCACAGGGCGGGAAATCTTTTCGCGGAGAAAAAAGTTTTCACTTTCGTATATCGGTCCgcgggttataaccccaaaggggttataacccatctacaaaaaacccatccaaacaaaagtgataaaaaaaccccaaatatcataaactgtctaaactaccctcccctaattcaacccaaaagaaactgagaaagaaaacGACCCACTAACGGAAAAAGTTTCTTAAAACCTCCGCTCCTGTTCGTTCAAAATCATTCTGTTCGTTCAAAAATCAATCCGCTCCTGTATTCATTC
This DNA window, taken from Papaver somniferum cultivar HN1 chromosome 3, ASM357369v1, whole genome shotgun sequence, encodes the following:
- the LOC113361129 gene encoding 60S ribosomal protein L30-like, with amino-acid sequence MVMAKKMKKTHESINNRLALVMKSGKYTLGYKTVLRTLRSSKSKLIIISNNCPPLRKSEIEYYAMLAKVGVHHFNGNNVDLGTACGRYYRVSCLSIIDPGDSDIIKTLPGDQ